In Rattus norvegicus strain BN/NHsdMcwi chromosome 3, GRCr8, whole genome shotgun sequence, a genomic segment contains:
- the Or8h9 gene encoding olfactory receptor Olr529, which yields MNTWNYTNKLDFILMGLTDSKEVQLVLSVLFLLIYMLTVLGNVGMILIIRLDVQLHTPMYFFLTHLSFLDLTYSTVITPKTLENLMTSTKNISFVGCFTQMYFFVLLAATECFLLSSMAYDRYVAICSPLHYSVIMSNRFCSTLLTLSYVFGAVDSTVNMLCMGTLDFCNSNVIHDFFCDTSPLIALSCSNTHDIESIIFIFAGSTLLLSLITISASYVSIFSTILKINSTSGKQKAFSTCASHILAVTIFYGTMIFTHLKSNKSFSLGKDQVASVFYTIVIPMLNPLIYSLRNKEVKCAIGRIIRKGEKVLNY from the coding sequence ATGAATACCTGGAATTATACAAATAAACTTGATTTCATCCTCATGGGGCTGACAGATTCCAAGGAGGTCCAGCTGGTCCTCTCTGTGCTGTTTCTCCTGATATACATGCTCACTGTGTTAGGGAACGTAGGCATGATACTTATCATTCGTCTAGATGTTCAGCTTCACActcccatgtactttttcctcaCCCACTTGTCTTTCCTTGACCTCACTTACTCAACTGTCATTACACCTAAAACTTTAGAAAACCTGATGACTTCCACTAAGAACATTTCCTTTGTGGGCTGCTTCACCCAAATgtacttttttgttcttttggcaGCTACTGAGTGTTTCCTTCTGTCCTCAATGGCTTATGATAGGTATGTAGCCATCTGTAGTCCTCTACATTATTCGGTCATTATGTCCAACAGATTCTGCAGTACCCTCCTTACTCTGTCATATGTGTTTGGAGCTGTAGATTCCACAGTCAATATGTTGTGCATGGGTACACTGGATTTCTGCAACTCCAATGTCATCCATGACTTTTTCTGTGACACATCCCCACTTATAGCCCTCTCATGCAGCAACACACATGACATTGAATCCATTATATTTATCTTTGCTGGTTCCACTCTACTGCTGTCCCTTATCACAATATCTGCATCTTATGTGTCAATCTTCTCTACTATTTTGAAGATCAATTCCACCTCAGGAAAGCAAAAGGCCTTCTCAACTTGTGCTTCTCATATTCTGGCAGTTACCATATTTTATGGTACCATGATCTTCACTCATTTAAAATCAAATAAGTCTTTCTCCTTGGGTAAGGATCAAGTGGCTTCTGTTTTCTATACTATTGTGATTCCCATGCTGAACCCACTCATTTATAGTCTCAGAAACAAAGAAGTAAAATGTGCTATTGGTAGAATtataaggaaaggagagaaagttcTGAACTACTAA